A window of Loxodonta africana isolate mLoxAfr1 chromosome 3, mLoxAfr1.hap2, whole genome shotgun sequence genomic DNA:
tgagctgaaatggactggtataggccattttgaattggatattcatatggtttactatgccaggaatgacgacttgaagaggaatggcattgcattcattataaaaaaagaacatttcaagatctaccctgaaagacaatgctgtcagtgatagggtaatatccatatacttacaaggaagatcagttactactactattactcaaatttacacaccaaccactaaggccaaagatgaagaaattgaagatttttaccaacttctgcagtctgaaattgatcaaacatgcaatcaggatgcattgataattactggcgattggaatgcaaaagttgaaaacaaagaagaatcagtagttggaaaacatggccttgatgatagaaacaatgccagagattgcatgatataattttgcaagaccaacttcttcatcgaaaataacattttcagcagcataaatggtgactatacatgtggacctctccagatggaatacacaggaatcaaactgactacagcTGTGGGAAGAGAAGATATAAATGCTctatatcattagtcagaacaaggccaggggccgactgcagaacagaccaccaattacacatatgcaagctcaagtcgaaactgaagaaaattagaacaagtccctgagagccaaagtatgacttgagtataccccacctgaatttagagaccacctcaagaatagattggatgcattgaacactaatgaccaaagaccagatgagttgtagaatgacatcaaggacttcatatgctaagaaagcaaaaagtcattaaaaaggcaggaaagaaagaaaagaccaaaatggatgtcaaaagagactctgaaacttgatcttgaatgttgagtatctaaagcaaaaggatgaaATGGTGAAGtagaagagcagaacagaagactgcaaagggcagcttgagaagacaaagtaaagtattataatgaatgacatgtgcaaagacctggagatagaaaaccaaaagggaagaatacacttggtatttctcaggctgaaagaactggagaaaaaattcaagcctccaattGCAATATTGGTggtttctatgggaaaaatattaaatgacgcaggaagcatcaaatgaagatagaaagaatacacagtcactaatTGTCGACTAATTGGTAgactttcaaccattttaggaggtagcatacggtcaagaactgatggtattgaaggaagaagcccgagctgcactgaaggcattggtgaaaaacaagctacCAGGAACAGatggaatacttttttttttttttttatttgagggATAGCAAGTGGGAAGTTGGATATATAAGTCTGGCATTCGGGGAAGTGCTCCTTTCCACCTATAAATTTAGGATTCATTTGTCTTCAGATGAATTTTAAATCGATGAGTCTGGATGCTGTTGCAAAGGATTGAATGTAGCTGGAGAAGAAGAGACCTGAGGACTGAAAGAGGAGGCCCTCCGGTGTTTAGAGactggaaagatgagaagacacatcaagagaaataatagcTAGTCAGGTAGGAATAAAGTCAAAATAATCTACGGTGCTGAAAGCCAAGTGAAGATAGTGTGTCAATATGTAATAAACTGAGACAATGTGGTTGAAAAGAGAAGGACAGAGAATTAACTGACCTGGACTGGGTTGGACTTGTTAAGGTAGAGAACATTGGCGGCTCTTCAGAAGCACTCTCTGTAAAGTGTTGGGGCAAAGGCCTGATTGCATAGACCTCAAGAGTAAATAGAGAAGAATTGGGGAGAGTGAGCGGAGACATCTTTTTGAGGAGTTTTGCTATACGAAGAGGGCAGAGAAATGAGTGTTCTGGTAGAGCAAAATGAGGGGTTCAGGGagggttattttttctttcttttttgtaagaTTTGAGGAATTCAAATATATTGCATGCTATTGAAAATGAACAAGTGAAAGGGAGAAACCTGATGATGCAAGACAGAGATGGGGGAATTACCAGGGTTATGTCCTAACATAGACAGGAGAGTTTGAATTCTATGCACAAGTGGAAGTGTTGGTCTTGGTTAAATCCACCTGACTATAATTCTTTCAAGCAGAAACAGAAAGCAAGTAATCTtggaaacattaaaaaatgaGGTACTCAATAATATAATTTCTCCCAAAACACAAACTAAGATACGCAGTTTTACAGGCACATTCTTCAAAGCACTCAAGGGAGTTAATTTAAAGATTAAAGGAAGGTTTCAGAAAATGTTAGGGACCAGATATTCTTTATCTCCCTTTATAAGGCCAGCACAACCTTAGTGCCCAAACCAGACCAGATTAgcacaagaaagaaaaatcccagggtttaatttttttttacaagaacaaGGAGAAACAACATCTACCTTGATGGCAAATAAGAACAATGGGGACTATTTGCCTTACCAACTATCAAGATATATCATGGATCTATAATGACTAAAACAGGATGGTTCTAGTATAGTATAGAAAGACAGAACTAACAGGATCTTAATCTATATGAACACTTACCAAAGACAGAAGCATCATTTTATTTATGACAACACAGCATTGCAGAGAAAGGATGGTATCATTCAGGAAATAGTGCTGAGATCATTTTTTATCCATATAGAAAGCAAATGAAATTGGATTCTCCATCACATCATATTCAAAGATAATTCCAATGCCTTTTAAACACAAAAGTAAAAATGATTAAATGTTTACAAGACAATATAGGCAGACATTTTTATGAGATTGGAGGAGTTAATCACTTCTTAAATGAAAATACGACATGCACAATCCAAAAGGGAAAACACTGATCAATCCAACCAACTTAAAAATAAGCCACTAAAACAAGTCACTTGAGAATGAAAATTCCAAGCTTTTCTTTCAGGATAAGAAAGAGAACACAGCAGGACAAATAAACATCCAATGAAGTATTTCCAAATACGGCATTGCCTACAACACAAGTATCAATTGGTAATATAGATTCAAACTAGTAAACTAGGATAATGGCTGAAGTAAGTGCTTAAAATATAGGAAACAAGAGGAATtacaaaaggagaaagagagtgCTACACTTGTAAATAAATGTGCTAACTCACATTCATTAGGtaaattcatttaattctacgtGGCAGGCATTGTTCTAAACATTTGTAAtcattgtagcacttaaccacacttCACACTTTTCTAATCAGAGCATTCATTTAGTCCTTCCAAGGTAATGAAATTTCTCTtgacagtaattatttttagaaGAGGCATATGCCCCAATTCAAGCTGATGATATAAGATGTTCTCTTGATGATTTCCTAGGAAAGATTATTTCTTGATTATTACTTTTGTTCTTAGgggtcatcaagtcaattcagcagaatgaaacactgcccagtcctgtccaattttcacaatcattgctatgagttggagcccattgatgcagccactgtcagtccatctctttcagTGGTTACCTATTTCtccctgaccctctgttttaccaagcatgatgtcctccagggactgatcgctcctaataacatgtccaaagtacatgagatggagtctctccattcttgcttctaaggagcattctggctgtacttcttccaagacacatttgtttgttcttctggcagcccatggtatgttcaagGGTCTTTgtcaacaccctaattcaaaggcatcaattcttctttcatcttctgcATTCATTtcgcagctttcacatgcatatgagccaattgaaaataccttggcttcgGTGAggtacatcttagtcttcaaagtgacagctttgctttttaacattttaaggaatttttttgcagcagatttgcccagtgcaatatggcatttgatttccagactgctacttccacaggtgttgattgtggatccaagtaaaatgaaagtcttgacaagtttaatatttttctccatttatcatgagttAACTGAAATGTACCTAGCTGTTATGTTACCCAGTTATTTTAGAAGAATATGCTGATTGAACAGTCAGACATCTTGGATCACcagttgccttagttatctagtgctgctataacagaaataccaaaagtgggtgctttcaacaaacaaaagtttattttctcacagtatagtagtctagaagtccaaattcagggcatcggctgcagagtaaggctttctctctccacaagttctggaggaaggtccttcttgtcaatcttcccttggtctaggagcttctctgctcaggaaccccaaagccaaaggacatactctgctcccagcactgctttcctgatggtatgaggtacccctgcctttctgccagcttccctcttttatatttcaaaagagatttgaTCAAGACAAATCTAaccttgtaaattgagtcctgcttcataaacacaactacctctaatcccatctcatcaacatcatagacatagattttacaacacataggaaaatcacatcagatgacaaaatggtgagcaatcacacaatactgggaatgatggcctaaccaaattcatacacatatttttaggagataaaattcaatccatgtcagCAGTATTCCTTCCACATTGACCCATCCTATCCCAAGACCAAAATAGAAGACACAGTCACTAAAATGATGGTATCCTACTGATGATTTTCCTCAAGGCCCCTGTCATGTCCCTGTTCCTCAGGCTGCAGATAAAAGGGTTCATCATTTGAGGGACCACACTGTACATCACTGAGGCTACTGCTGTCTTGCTGGAAGAGTGTGTAAATGCAGAACTGATGTACACACCAAAGCCTGTCTGAAAGAATAAGGAGACAACTGAGAGGGGAGACCCACGAGTGGAAAAAGTTTTATACTTTGCACCCACTGATGGCATTCTCAAAGTAGAGGAGACAATCTGAGTGTAAgagaaaatgattccagagagAGGAACACCACCCCATACAGTAGCCACCAAATACACTAGGATGTAATTGATGGTGCTATCAGAACAGGCGAGGTTGAGAATCTGAGcaagttcacagaagaaatgagGGATTTCCAGGTCTGTGCAGAAGGACAGATGCAACACCATCAGGCTGTGAAGTAGGACATTCACAATGCTGATTAATAAGGAGAGTAGGGAGAGCAAGCCACAGAGGCAGGTGTTCATGATGATGGTGTACCTCAGTGggtggcagatggccacatagtggtcatAGCCCATTGCTGCAAGGAGAAAATTCTCCAAACCAGTAAAAACCAGGACAAAGCAGACCTGGGTAAGGCACCCTATGTAAATGATGCTGTGATTCTGTGCTTGGATGTTCACTAGCATGTTCGGGATCGCGGTTGTGCTGAAACAGATATCAGTGAACGAGAGACTGgagagaaagaagtacatgggggtgtagAGGTGAGAGTCAGAGCTGACAGCCAGGATGATGAGTAGGTTTCCCAGGAGGGCAAGCAGGTATATGGACAGAAATAGGCTAAAGAGGAGGGGCTGCAATTCTGGATCCTCTTTAAGTTCCAGAAGAAGGAGTTCTGAAACAACTCTTTGATTTCTGGGTTCCATATTGTTGGTGAATCTCATGGAAAAGATGCAGTGACAGATAATCAAAAGTGTGGTTCCTCAACACTCACAGGATCATTACCTGAAATCCTGTTAGAAATGTAAGTTCTTGGGACCCACTCCAGACTTACTGATGATAAACTCTGGGATGAGGACTAGCAGTTTATGTTTTAACAAGACTTCCAAGTGATTTTGATGTATGctgaagtttgaaaaccactacttcagaaagaaatgtttttgtcTACATTATGAACCTAAGGAAATATTCAAATCTTTCCACTCACTCCTCTTTGTTCTTCTCCCTCCAATCCTTCTGAAGGTTTAAATTTTATTTGAGCACCCACTCTATTTCAACACGTTGTACCAAGTTATGAAGATGAAGTAAAGAATTATTCCATGCCTTCAAATGGATTAAAACAATGAAATCCATTTGCAGAACAATGGTTGTCAAACTTTGGAATCCTTTAGAATCCCCTGAAAAGCTTGTCAATGATGAATTAATTCATACTGTCACCCCTATCAACCTGGGCGTACACTTGGGAAAGGTGGTGTTATGTCATAGACACAATGTGCAAAGTGAGTGAGTAGCAGTGATTGTGTCTGAGTTCACATTACCAAACTGCCGAGTTGACTCTCTTGACGTCTCTCTGTTAATGTCTCCAGTACACAATTAATACCCCAGTCACTCAGATTTCATAATTTCCCTTAAAAAATTTTAGTATCTCCTTGGAATAAAGCCTTCAGGGTATTTCCACCTCTGCCTACAAAGTTAGTATGTAGCAGATGGGAAGGCATCCAACCAGGTCCACACTTTGGATCTGAGGTGAAGATTAGAAAATGTTATCTATAAACCTGAACCTCAAAAGACTTCCTCATGGAAACATACGTCATCTGCATTAGTGACTGAATCCAAGAAAAGCTAGGCAACTAAGTAGATGAGATTCTCTGTTCTCCCAATTATAAGAAGTGTTAAAAAATTCTTCCCTGGACATGATAGGTGGCATATCATTCTTTTTGAAGCctatttcatcaaagaggacattcaaatggcaaaCAACCACATGAAAGGAAGCTCAAAGTCatccattagggagatgcaaatcaaaaccacaatgagttatCCCTTCACCCCTATTATAatgacaatgataaaaaaaaaagaaaacaaacattgcAGAGGATATGGAGAAAATGGAAACCTCATCTATTcctgtggaaatgcaaaatggtatagttgCTGTGGAAAACAGGCTGGCCATTCTTCAAAAGGTTGAACATGGGacaaccacatgacccagcaatcccaatgcTAGACCAATTGCTATCAAGTGAATCCAACTATATTCCCAGAAGAAGTAAAGTTAGAAATGCGAACAGATACCTGTACACTAATGCTCCTTGCAGGActtctcacaatagccaaaggtggaaataactgaaatggtcaactgatgaatggataaacaaagtatgatGTATACACACAACTGAATACTTTTGTGGTGTCCAGtctaatttcaactcataacaaccctatgagaaggagtaggactgccccatagagtttccgaggctataatctttatagaagcagattgacacatctttctcccatagaatggctgttggattcaaaccactgatctttgagttagcagtcatttgcttaatcactgtgccaacagggttccTTTTAGATAAATCTAGAAAACATTCTGCTggggaaataagtcagtcacaaaaggacagacacTGTAAAAAGCCATTTATATAAAGTAAGCAAATACAAAGGAACCAAAGCTTATTAATGGTTCCCAAGGGTGGAAGGACTGGGACAAGAGAGTTTTTGATTAGAAGGCATTGAATGTATGCTCCTGGTGGTGAggtaatttggaaaaagatacctagaatggttgtacaacttgaaggatataagcagtgtcactgaactgaatTTCAGTGTCACTGAAATTGCTGAATtcctgtatgttttgttgtgtgtatttgtaccacgataaaaaattaaaaaacaaaaccttatGGAGATGTTGCAATGATGAGAAATGAGTAGGCAAAAGGCAGTTGGTACAGTGCTCAGCATATGGGGCCCTCACAAAGGTATGTCCTAttatgattgtgtgtgtgtgtgtgtgtgtgtgtgtgtgatgaatATTAGCATCTGGCATCTGTTACTCCTAGGATGGAAGTGATGAACAGGGCAGTTGAGGGAAGACAAAAAGAGAGAACGTTCCTGGCATAATAACTGCAAACTTCAGGGAAGAATTTATATGGGAAAATGCCTACTGGGAATCTTGCTCATGTAGAGAAGCAGAAGAAGGAAACACCCTAAATGAACATCAATCATATCAATATTCATTGACATGGACAGCTGAAGAGATATATAGCAATGTAAACAAATAAATTAGGTCTAGATGTATCAACACAAATAATGAAAACCtagcagagaaaaaaagaaaatgtatgagAAGAATTCTACTTACAACATGAaaaagctttgattttttttttttaaacctaagaaGGTATTTTTGTATTATGGATACTtcaagaataataaaaaatacagagaataacAGTGAAGGGTTTGGTACTCACCAGTCAACACTATCAATTCACAcacttcaccatccttgctttagATATTTTTATTGCAAGAAAATAATGTATGTATATTTGAGATTCCCCATATCATGTATTTTACACAATAttgattcttttccttcctcAGAGCTAAGCACTATATTAACTTGCTTGGCATTGTTTCTCTGCTCTTTTtactatatttaatattattcacCACAAAATTGCATCGTTTGCATTTTTAAATGCTTTGTATAAACGGAATCAGACTGAATATGTCATTTTACAATTggttctcttgttttgtttttaattaatgctGATACATTTAATTCTGCTTAATCTTTTTAAGCACAATAGAGTAGGTATTTCACTATGTTATTACACCACaatttgtttcttcatttccTAACTGATAGTTATTATAGTTATTGCCTCCTACCTGCCTATCCAccgggatgctccttagaagcaaggatggtgagacttggttcACATCtatgttatcaggggagatcaggcttggagaaggacatcaggctttgtagagcagagggtcagcaaaagagagaaagaccctcaatgagatggactgacacagtggctccaacaatgggctcaagcataacaatgattgtgaagatggtgcaggactaggcagtgtttcgttctgtcatacatagcaccgctatgagttgaaactgactcagtggcgcctaacaacaacatgtatatacatatacacagataGATATGTACATATAACATATAAAACTATGAACGCTGCTTCTGGAATGGAAAGAGAACAACAGAAAGGATTCCTGTATACATATTATTTTGCCACTTTAAAAAGAATACTTGAAGTTGCTACAGCAGAACGTCAACAATTGTCAATTCTGGAAATGTGTAAGAGGTGGTCTTTTTTTTCATTACACTGTCTATACTGttctaattttaaatatttggtaattttataaagagaaacagacaaattAGTGAGGCACCCAAGTCTCTGTCTCCAATTGCTTCCCTGGAGCCTCAGAGCCTGGAACAAAGTATAATACCAAAACTTTCCCAAAGATGGTATATCAAAAACCAGTCATAGGAAGACAAAGTGAAGCTCGCCAACTCTCCTCCTCACCAGCAGCACAAGAATACAAGTAAACGACAAGGAATTTTCTAGCAGTCATATTTGAGAAGGGCAAATTTCTGCTCCAGAAGAAAATGATCCTTGCCATTGTAGAGGCAGAGTAAGAGATTAGCTGAATAAATGCTGCTTGATATTGCTGCACACATACGAGGAAATATGTCAGAAAGATGGGAGACGGTTAGGCAGGAATCCATGGGTGAGTTGGCTCTAATCATTTCATGCATGTACTCTCTTCACAGTTTCCCCTGGAGGAAGCTATAAGGAAACACCTGTCCTAATTTCCAAACATTAACTAAGGGATTTAGGT
This region includes:
- the LOC100665856 gene encoding olfactory receptor 7G2-like — translated: MRFTNNMEPRNQRVVSELLLLELKEDPELQPLLFSLFLSIYLLALLGNLLIILAVSSDSHLYTPMYFFLSSLSFTDICFSTTAIPNMLVNIQAQNHSIIYIGCLTQVCFVLVFTGLENFLLAAMGYDHYVAICHPLRYTIIMNTCLCGLLSLLSLLISIVNVLLHSLMVLHLSFCTDLEIPHFFCELAQILNLACSDSTINYILVYLVATVWGGVPLSGIIFSYTQIVSSTLRMPSVGAKYKTFSTRGSPLSVVSLFFQTGFGVYISSAFTHSSSKTAVASVMYSVVPQMMNPFICSLRNRDMTGALRKIISRIPSF